agagttttagaattCAACTCATGCTATGACATGACTTTCATATAAACATGGGGTTaatattttctagccaaatcttaGTTGAGAATCACACACTCAAAATGTGCAAGCCTCAAGTAAAAAGGCGCAAAAGGTGTGCCCTTTgtacaaatgcataagcctcagtatgtaatgcgttagccttcttgggatttggtattttagattgagctgcaaggtgttttaggcatgccttgcctttaGGCGAGCCTCAAGGCGAACCTTGATTAAGCCTTTTAAAAAATTGGGTGGAATTTTAGCTGCTCAATCCAATCCTTAGGAAGGAACTCAATggaattttgaaatgaaaaaagTGGTCCGCCTCCTCCCTGGATCCCACGTACTGGGAGCTTTGTGCACGGGAccgttatttatttattttttaaaagtggAGAAACCTATTGGAAATTATGTAGAAGTGCTAAAGGTAGCAATTGTAAAAATATTACTGTTCCAGACTTGGAAACTTAGTTTATTTACTGTTTGACTATTTTGGAGGCTTCGATGCTTTTTTTCCATTGATACTATTGTACAGGCTTCTCTGTGTGTTCATTTATCTCTTTTCTATCCATTGAGttaattctgaaatcatattcaataaatttctGACAATGTAGCAGAGAAAAAAACTGCTCCATTCATATTGAGGCTGCATGATGTCAATAGCTTATTGTCATGCCTATTTACCATGCTGCAGGATGGTCAGCTTCCAGAAGAATCTGTGCATGATCTTGCTCATGACCTTGTTAGAGCTTTGCAGTAAGGAATTTTCATTAACTTTCATCTTTTTGTTTTtccaatatatatgtatatatttttgagttATCTGCTGGAAATGGTCATTGTAAGGTTCTTGCATTCAAAGGGAATCATCTACTGTGACCTAAAGCCATCGAACATCCTACTGGATGAGAATGGGCATACCAAGGTACTTATAcattcctcttcttcttttctgTTGGAATATTTCCAAACGTTTCTTGCTATGCACATGAGTATACTAACTAGTTTCCTTTACTTGGTGGAATGCAGCTATGTGATTTTGGATTAGCGAGAAAATTGTGTGATATATCTAAAACTCCTTCTTCCTTGGTGGGTTTTATGAACTCTAGCAACACTTCTCATGTTCAGCTTGGATTTAGGTTCCATGGTACATCAAGTTTGAAAGTGCcacatcttttttatttctcatAAAACTTACATATGTCATCTCCTTTTGTGTGCTTATTCAGCTGCCACAAGCTAAACGTGGAACTCCCTTTTATATGGCTCCTGAGCTGTTTCAGGATGGAGGTGTTCATTCTTATGCCTCTGATTTGTGGTCCCTTGGTTGTGTACTATATGAGTGCTATACAGGCAGGCCTCCATTTGTTGGAAGGGAACTCACTCAGTTGGTCAAATCCATTATCTCAGATCCAGCTCCACCTATCCCCGGTATACCAAGTCGTTCTTTTGTCAACCTCATCAACTCTCTTCTCATAAAAGATCCAGCTGAAAGAATACACTGGCCTGAGCTTTGTGGACATGCTTTTTGGAGAACAAAATTCACTCCAGTACCTCTACCTCCTCAGCCTGCTTTCACTTCTATGATTGATCTTTCTTCTAAATCATGTCTATCAGAACGTAATGGTGAGAAGCCTCTCCAGAACAAGACTCCCCCTAAATATCGTGAGAAAGATTCAAAAGGAGCTTCAAAACACGATGAGAATTCTATTTCAGGATCAAAAGGCTATGAAACACCAGTTAAGGGTCTATCCAGTGGCCGCAGAAATCAAATAAAGGTTTCTGGAAAAGTAGTTGAGGAAAAGCAGAAAGATACCTCAAGTGCTAGTAGGGGAGTAAATATTCTAAGGTTGTCCAGGATAGCAAAATCAAACTTACAGAGGGAGAATGAAAAGGAAAACTACCGGAGACCCTTGCCTAATAGCTCTGAGAATGATGCTGAAGTTAAAATTGAAAATACTGATATGGAACTTGATTTTAATGAGAACACTGTGGATGAGGCACAGGATGAACCTGATGGGTCTGATAGTTCTGCATGTTCTCCTGAAGAAAAACAATCTACTCAAAATCAGGAACAAGGAAAAATATTAGATATGGAAAATAATGCAAATCAATTAGATTCAACCATGATTAATATGCCTGTCATGGATGATTTGAAGGAAACTGAACAAGAATCATCTTTAGAGCATTCGGAAGCGGCTACTGCTTCACCAACTGTTGGCCCTCAAACCAAAGTTCCGAGGGCTAAAGAAGGTTCAGCATGTGCTCTCGACTCTGATTCTTTAAAATCATCTAGTAATCTATCTCAGGTGCTTTGGCATCCATCTGATTTCTCAGTCAAACCAGTAATGCCCAGCAGAAAAGCTGATAAAGTATCAGACGCAGTTCATTCACTTCCTTTTGATGCACTGCCAGCATCTGATATCATGAAGATGTCTAACGAGCAGTTGGATGCATTCAACAGCAGAATTATAACCATATTTAATGGGAACACTACAATTGCAGAGAAGCAAAATCTAATCAGATACCTTGAGATATTGAGCAGTAATGCTGATGCTGCCAACATGTTGACTAATGGGCCAGTAATGCTGCTGCTTGTCAAGATGTTCCGACAGCCGAAAGCTTTAGCTTTGCGTGTACAACTTGCTTCGCTTATTGGCTTGTTGGTTCGGCATTCTACATCCATTAAAGATGACTTGGCAAGTTCCGGAATTTTAGGTTCACTTACGGATGGTCTTAGAGACAAACAAGAAAAAGTGAGGAGATTTTCCATGGCTGCTTTGGGAGAGTTGCTGTTCTATATAGCCACTCAAAATGAACATACTAGAGAAAACAATCCACTGGAATCTCCATCGAAGGACAACCGGTCTGCATCTGGTTGGCAGGTTAGCTTCCAAACTTATTTCCATCATCTTTCTGTTTGTATGAAGGACTTGTTCGGtttctttttggtcttttaaatAAGTTCAAATCGATTAATTGATTTATACTGTTTTATTTTTTCTGTGCACAGATCCTTCCTTTAATTTGGAACCATTATTTACAGTTGTAGAGAAAGTCCCTTGAGAGAActtttttcacattttaaatcAGTTCAATCTGATTTAAAAGTTGTCTTATTGTCTCATACTTTTGTGTACTCAAATTCCTCCATTGTTTTGTTATTATTTATAATTGTAGAGGTGGTCCATTGAGTGAGCTGTTAGTTTGTACCAAATGCATGGCCTTGAGCTTACTATGTGCTTATTTTTTCTTCTGATTTTTTCCTggttccttttttatttttataactatTCTAATGGAGCCTTATTTCCTTTGCAGGTTTCAAGTTCACTAATTTCATTGGTGTCATCAATATTGCGGAAAGGAGAGGATGATATGACTCAACTTTATGCATTGAGAACCATTGAAAACATTTGCAGTCAAGGAGGCAACTGGGCAGCTCGCTTTACTAGACAGGATGTGATAACTAACCTATGTTATATATTTAGGGCTGTGGGGAAACAGGAGATCACAAGGCTTACTGCGGGGTCATGTTTGGTACGACTAGGTTGTTTTAGCCCTTCAATTGTTCAATCAGTTATAGAGAAACTCTCATTCAAGGACACTGCTTCTGCCCTTGTCAAAGGTAGTCCGCGTGAGCAACAAATTTGCTTAAACCTCTTAAACATGGCAATGCTCGGAAGCCATATGTTTACAAACTTTAGTCGGTACCTTGTGCCCTTAGCAGAGGATAAAAATCTTTTCCCAAGTCTTCTGTCTCTCATTGAACAGGGAAGTGAAATCTTAAGgggaaaatcacttctttttgtTGCTCTTCTGAGCAAGCACAGTAGGAGATGGTTGTTACATTTTTTTTGCAACCAAAGGTTGCTCTCAGCAGTTGATAGGCTGACAAAAGAGAAAGATAATTATGTGCAGCCATGTTTGGATGCTTTTTTGCATGTTGTGGCGTCTGTTGTGCCAGGCTTGCTCGAGACTATAGCTGGAGACGTTCAGCAGATTATGAGTGGAAGACGCCATGGGCCGATCCCTGCCCTTACTAGTCGAGCTGCGGCAAGAACGAACATTCATTTATTTCCTGTTGTTCTCCATCTTCTTGGAAGCTCGTCTTTTAAACGCAGAGTGATAACTCATCAAGTCTTGCAGCAGTTAGCCAATCTAATAAAGCTTGTGGAGTCGCCATTTCAGGTAAATGTAGACTGCATTTTGCATTTATTTTAGTGATTTCCATTATATGCTCCTTTGACTTGATGTTCTTAACTTTAGTGTCTTAGAGAAGCCAAACTTTATGACACAATGAAGTAATCTGTCTTGAATTTCCATAATTGGCTGCATCTCTCAACcttcatattcaaatattggaAACATAATGCAATGTGCAGCTTGCTTGGAAGCCTGAATGATGTTTTAGCAAAGTGAAACAAAGGCATGCTTTAGTTGCCAAAATGCTTAGACAAGCAGTCACCCAATGCACATGCCATAAACAGGTTATTCTGTTGTTGGTTGATTAATCACTAATTTGGACATTGTCGAGTACTGTGTTGCATAATATAAGGGGCCATTTCATGTAAACTGCCAAAAATTACAAGAAAGAAAACTAGGAATGAAAACTAAAAGCCAGAAACAAAATCTAAAATTGAAAATCAGCAACCTTAAATTTATAAAACTACTAAACTAgtataaattaaaaattgaacaaatgctcatttttgtccttgaaccAAATAACAAGTAAAAAACAttacttaaataataaaaataaaatacaaattaaaaatattacaataaaaaattagTACAATTGTTCTACtcaattattatatttaaaaagtTACTTTTTATTACTGCTAGAACAATAATAGTACATGAAAAttggaaaatagtaaaaaatattttttaaatagctTTCTTTTTaccatatttttataaattttatggatatttttattttaattatattttaaatccaCAGTCATTTTAACATATCTTCAattaataaatatgtatatgaatgATTTAATTCACAGAAGTTAACCCTGCATGTTGGAGTATTCTGTTTCTGGATCTGGTTTCAGGTCTTTTGAAAACATTTGAAAACTGGCAACAGAGTTAGAAAACtggaaacaaaaaacaaaatggTACCAAACAGACCCAATGAACAGGGATGATAATCTGATTGGTATGAAAGTGATGTGAGTTCGAATGACAATTCATTTTGAACGGTAAAGCATTTTAAGGTTCACTTTACATGTTTGTATTTCTTTAGTATCAGTGATTGAATAATTGCTTTTTAGTTGTTTGATATATTTTTCTAATAAACAATAACTGATCCATAAATATTGTACTGATTCTACGAAAAATATAGATGATTGTGTGACAGCATAATTGGGACATTGATTTTTACGGATAGGATGGGGGATGATATGTATGTATTCTTCTTATTAATTTTCAGGGCAGGGATGACTTCCAGATAACCCTTCTTCGAGTTCTTGAGTCTATTGCAGAGGAGCCCTCTGTGATTCTTGAGTGGCCTGACATTTTTTCTCGGGAAGTTCTTCCAAGGCTGGCTGTTCTGTACAAGGGCAATAAAGATGGAGATGCCAGATTCTTGTGCCTGAAAATTTTGTTTGATGTGATGCTCATTTTCTTGAATGAACCATCAGAAGACAATAAAATACTGGAGGATTTAAAGTCTATATCTAACGATCATTTCCTCCCTCTCTATCCCGTATTGATTGAAGACGAAGATCCCATTCCCATGTATGCTCAGAAGCTTCTTGTGATGCTAATTGAGTTCAATTACATTAAAATTTCGGATATTTTAGATCTGAAGACAGTTTCACGATGCTTTGAGTTTTTGCTTGGTGATCTATCAAGTGCGAATGTAAACAATGTTAAGCTCTGTCTGGCCTTGGCATCTGCTCCTGAGATGGAAACAAATATTCTCTCTCAGTTAAAAGTAGCCAGGAGGATTGGCAACCTGCTGCAATTTGTGAATGCAAAGGAAATGGAAGATTTTATCTTACCAACTCTTGGTCTGTGTAGGGCATTCCTTCTACGCTCAATCAGTAGCAGAAAAGGTTTTCTCTATTCAAAAGAACCTAATCTCTTGTGTAATGGTTCTCCTGATGCATGTGTAGTTGATCAGCAACAATGCATAAGGGATATAGTGGACTTTGGGAGCAATGTTGGGGTTTTGCTCGAGTTGAGTGGTTCTCATGAAACAAATATTTCAGATATAGCTTCAGAATGCATTGTTTTGTTACTTAAAGCAGCTCCGAGGGAAGCCACTACTGGTTTTCTAACCAATCTTCCCAAGGTTAGCGTAATTCTTGAGTCTTGGTGTACTAAGGGCATCTGTCAATTGGTGGTTCTACGGATGTTGCATGCTCTTGGTTATTCCTGTAAGCAGTATTTGTCACATGCGATGATATTATCAATATCTATACCAgagatttcaaaaattgaagCCATTGTTTTTGAGCTTAGAAGTTCAAGAATACCTGGTGTAGCAGATTCTGCATTGCTTGTGTCGTCTGAGTTGCAGCGATTGCCACGTTGCCTTTGAAGTTCTTGAGGTTGTTCTCTTGGTTTGTCCTTCACTTTATTTTGCTTCAAAAGATTTTTAATTTCTTTAGCATGACTAATTCTCATGTTTGCAGGGACAGTAATTCAATTGACTCTTCACAAGGTCATGAAAGTCCTTTGCTTTCCAAAAATCATGTTAGACCAAGCTTGTATTGAGTGAGTACATTTTTTCCCTTCTGCATATCTACCACTGTGCAGTCCAGCCTTGGCGGGCCTTTGTATAATATATGTACTTATAATGTCATTGACATGTTCAATTCACTATTATTTTTCTAGAATTTGGTGAATAGAATTTACATGTGAGTGCCTCTATGCTTCTCAATCAACTCAGTGAAttctttaatttcattttctttccttttttttggttttgtttttgtttttgtgagATTGTGTTTTCAATGTTAAAGAAACAGAAAACGCCAGGTATTATGCCATTAAAAATGCACGTGTATAAGGCTGTGAAAGTAGCTCTTCCTGCAAATAGCTAGTTTGGCTCATTGTTTTTTATGCAACCATTCTGCTTCATAAGAGGTTAATAAGGATGATGTGCAGATGTATAATGACTAAGAAAGACAAATATTGCTTAAGCAACAATTTTTCTAAGGCACATTTGATTTTATTCTGGTCCCTAAGCACAAAGTTAGAAAGCACAAAGAATAAATTATCTAATAGGACAATGAGAtggaaaaagggaaaaacacactCTAAGTCCCAAGCTTATACTTGTTTCATGAAAAATTTTAAGGAATTCATGGGCTGCTGATTGGCCCACAAGTTCTTTGGTTTTGTGGATGTTCGGAGTGTCGGTGTCAAAACAGATGTAATTTATTCACAATCCAATGAGCTGTCCAAGCTGCACTCATTTTCTGTTGTAAATCTATTAGAACCATTTAATAGAAGGTTGCTCGTATGTTTCTCTGTGCCAATGCTTCTCTGAAGTGTCTTAGATCTTCGTGTGGAGTAAAGATGATTCTAGGACAAGCTTGCAGCATGTACTTGCTAGAATAGAGTTGAACCCATTTGTACGTGATCTGTAACCTTTAGCTCAAGACTCCCTGAAACTAAATTGAACCAGCAGGTTCACAGTTCACATGTCATATTATATCTAGGCAAACAATGGAGCGAAAATAGAGAAAAGGGTTATTTTTTGGGCTCTAGCTTATCATGTTTGTGGGTTTATTCTTCAATTCACGGAGTGGTAGCTTGGGCTGTTGGTTATATGCTAACTTAGAATTGTTAAGCTGGGGTTTTAGATTGTAAAGCAAGGAAAACAAGGGggagtgcaaaaaaaaaaaaaaaacaacccaaAGGACTGGACAGTGTCACATGTAGGCATTGTTGGGGTGGATCTAGCAGCAATAATCACACAcgggaaaaaataaataacagaAATGGAACAatagatttacgtggttcggtccaaccTGACCTATGTCCACAGAGTACACACAACTTCACTATAATCGGgagaataatacaaggaggaggaggctactgctcTTTActtaactctctctctttctcacacaACACTCTCTGTTCTGCCTCACACACTCATGCACTCAACACACACACAACAACACACACAGACATCTCATTTATAGCCATGgattgggggggaggggggaggtgTAAGTCAACCAAGGTGTGCAATGTAGGTGAAGGTGATTGCTAGTTTCCACCTACTGCAGCTCAAAATTCAGCATAAGTAGCTGGTTGGTGCGGCTGCCAACGACTCCACTAGCTGCAATCTTAGCAATCTCCAACTTGGAGATGGAGGTAACATCTTAACCAGTGTATaggcaaatgatgtgctcatatctGTCTTCAAGcctgaagaccaactgaagttgagtaCAACTTTAGCTTCTCAgtagtcaccaccttcctgtTTGCTGGATTTTTGCTTactaatctgatggttgtcagcttcacaactggtgcaaagatgtcggTGTAATCAATCCCTTTCTTCTGCTTGAAGTTTTTGACTAtcaactgaggcttgtaccttttGGAGCCATCCTGCTCCTTTTTgatcctatacacccacttgttgtgaagagtcttcttacTTCGGGCAATCCaactagttcccatgttttgttggagtttaaggacttcatctcatctttcatcgcaagctcccacttgctcgtatctttcacctaacatgcttcatcatatCATTCGAGTTCTCcaccatctgtaagaagtaagtaATCCATATACCTTTTATTTGGTACATGGGGCCGAGGAGCATCTCCTAAGCTTCGGAGCtaggaggcggtggtgcgacgatttgctccactagttcctctgtctgaggattctcggcattctgctgTTGCGTCCTGACACCTTCTAGGGcatcatccatatctacatagGTTGATTCTCTCTGAACTAGTTCAGTGGATTCTGTTGTGTGTCTGTccttgtacatcaccttttcattgaAGATTACATCTTTGCTTTTGATcaacttcttgttttcatcatcccaaatgcgatacccatattcatcttcaCCATAATCGACGAAGGTGCATTTTCAGGACTTaggatcaagcttgtttctgacatgatcattgatatgtacatatgcaacacaataaaaaactttcaaatgtgaaagtctcacctcttttccgctccatacttcttctggtaTACGGTGATCTaatggtactgatggaccccACTTAATCAAGTATGCTGCTGTGCCGACTGCTTTTGCCCAAAACTACAATGGTAAGCCTGAATGGATACGCATGCTTTTGGCTCTTTCAGTCAACGTTTGGTTCATTAGCTCGGCTACGTCGTTCTGCTGAGGCGTACCTGacatagttctttccattttGATATtgtgctcatagcagaatttcttgaacctagtgtcttcatactcaccaccattgtctgttctcagtttcttgattctcaaatcagtttcattttcaaccataaCTTTCCATACCTTAAAAGCATCAAAGACTTCCGACTTATACttcagaaagtaaacccataccttctgaGAATGATCGTCAGTGAATGTGACGAAGTAATTCCTTCTACCTATGGATGAGATCGGTGCCGGTCCTCATACATTTGAGTGGACTAGTTTTAATCTCTCCTTTGGGGCACAGGTGTTTGTCtagaaactgaccctcttctatTTTCCGAATATGCTATCCTCGCACATGTCAATCTCTATCGAccgtagaccactcaattttcctTTTGAGTGCATCACTCAGAGTCCTTTCTCGCTTATGTGACCGAATCGTTGGTGCTAGATGTTGTTGTCGTTATTTCCTGCAATAACTGAAATAGACATgaaggcattggaggttagataaAGTATTCCGCTTTTCTTACTTCGTGCAATTGTTAGTACAACCTTTGAAACCTTCCATTCATTGTCAATGAATATCGTCGTGTATCCTTTATCtgccagttgaccaactgagatcaagttctttctcaggtctggaatatatctgataTTCTTTAGCTTCTATACTAACCCGTTTATCTTGATTTTCACAACTCTCTTGCCGGTTATGTCGCAAGGTTAAttgttgccaaggtacaccttaccaaaattacctagtGTGTACTCCTTTAAGCAATCTCTGCGATAAGTGACATGAAAtaaggctccggagtctaagacccaaaagttcttcttgctctccaaagagcatatcaatgCATCTTTCTCTCCTGAGGAAGAGGCGagatttgcttctgtcttcgcctCAGATTCCTTCCTCAAACCTTTGCACTGATTTCTAAAATCCCCGGCCTTTCCACAGTTTCAGCACTTAACGTTTTTTGTGTCCTGGGAACCTCGAGGATTTCTAGATCTAGACCACCTGGTCTTAGATCTGCCgcgattgtttgatcgtccatgcccgcttccttttcctcagctttccacattccaggctgaacttgaagtggaggcattgttcgactgcattctgattttTTCCATCTAAATCATGCTAAAGACCTCATCGTACTTCAACTTCGATTTTCTTCCGAAGCTACTGATCGcagtaacaatacctttccaactctcaggcagctgGCCAAAAATCAGTAGGGcacggatctcactgtcaaatgtaattccaaccgaggcgagttgatccgacaactcgttgaaattattcaagtgTCCGCTAAAACTTTTACTTGCAGACATATTCATGGTAAACAATTTTTTCATCAAGTGTACCTTATTCGCAGTTGATTGTTGCTCGTACATATTGGTTAACacatccataagggacttggtggttgtcaagtgcttggTGTTAAAGGCAACAAACTTTGCCAACATTATTATGATAGCTCCGATagcttttcggtcaagcaactctCACTTGTCCCCTATTATGGAATCTGACTTtctcttcaatggtaagtgcaaacCCTTACCAAATAGGTAATTCTTAATCTGCATTTTTCAGAAACCAAAGTTCGTGTTGTCAAACATCTCAATCTATGAGCTTTTTTCGTTCAACATCTCAATTCACCAATCTAGAGACGAAATTAGTTCAAATGGACAACACAGTTGGATCCGAAATGGTCGAAAACCTTCGAAATGTTTTAAGTCGTTCAAAAAAGGACCTGAAATGGCTCTGAAAAGCCTTGTCAAAGTTCTGGTCAAACTTGGACAAAACAAAGTCAACTTTAACGAAATATTCCCTTTTGATGGAATATTTTGAAGACACTAGTGACGTTGTTAACTGACGCCGTTTGCTGACGTGGCACGGTGGGAACCGCTACCGACGTGGCATTGTGGGGCCCCACCTTTCTAACATGGCTGTGTAGGGCCCATTTACTGATGTGGATGTGTGGGCCCACCAGCTAACGTGGCACTGGGGTCCCCAGCTGCTGACTGGTCACTGATGTGGCGCGCTGACGATGTGCTGACTCAGTGCTTGCGTGGCGATGATGTGGCTGTCTTCAACCTTCAGACGCTCATCGGGCGATTGCCAGCGTGTGGGAGCGCGTGAGGCCACTTGCTGATCACTTGCCGGCGCGTGGAAACGTCGCCTGGCTGTTGGTGGCGCATGCAAGCGTGTGCGGCCTCGTCTGAGCTTTGTTCGAGCTCTAGTTACCACTGTCGGCTTCGTTTGGACGAGAGGAACACGATGGTGACCTCAAAATTGAGTTTTGAGCTATTGGACAAAGGCTCTGATCTGACAATTTTGCTTCGGATCTATGATTTTCCTCCaacctcgctctaataccaattgttggggtggatctaggaacaacaatcacacacgggcaaaaataaataatagaaaTAGAACactagatttacgtggttcagtctaACCTGACTTACGTACACAGAGCACACACAACTTCACTATAACTGGGGAGAATAATACAATGAGGAGGCTACTGCTCTTTACTCAACTCTCTTTCTCACACACAACACTCTGTTTTGCCTCGCACACATGCACGCAGCACACACACAACAACACACACATACATCTCATTTATAGCCATGGATTGGGTGCAAGTCAACCAAGGTGGGCAATCTAAGTGAAGGTGGTTGTCAGTTTCCACCAATTGCAGCTCAAAATTCAGCATAAGCAGGTAGTTGGTGCGGCTGCCGATGACTCCAGCAGCTGCAATCTCAATAGGCATCTTGGTTACACGGTATGTGATTTGCGTAAGAACCACTCAACTGTAGGGTTGGAGAAGTAAATTGATTTTTGcaatggaaaaaagaaaaaaaaaaactagagcaTATTGAATTCCAGGATCACGCCACGATAATTTCCAGCTTGATGTTTACAATTAAAGATTTAGTGCATGCTTGGTAGATAGGAGTGAAATCGAATCATGAGAAAGAAAATCAAATTTATTACATAATTTTTAGACTTTTATTTATGGTCATttagaatttggaaaatattagagaaataaaaggaaaatattttcaaacattgGTTATGAAGGAAAGTGAGAAGGaaagtaaaaaatatattaaatttatgaacaaaattttaattttacatattattaatatttaatttttcttaatttttagtcttattaaaataaatttttatttttgatagtaaaaaaaaatataagaaaaaaaaaatatttttttaaaaataaaatcttaaCCCGAACATTctcttaaatttttattctatctTATTTAGAACTCATTCTAGTTCACAAAGCAAAGTGATGTTTAAATGTTTCCTATTTCTCTTTGACCTAAATGAAAATATTCATGATTGTGTGTGGGCTCCAGAACTGCATCTATTGGAAAGTAGTAGACTTTCCAGGGGTTGTgaacttgagagagagagagagagagagagagagagagagagaatttaggaTGCCCGTGGGATCTCACGTGATCATATTCTGTGGGTAAAGTTTGGCCCACCGATATTGATTCATTGATTTTTGACAATAGAATGAAATATATACAGTTGGTCCCCGTGATTTGTGGGCAGCATTTTACGTTTGTCATGGTGACAGAAAGAAACCCGCTCTGCGGTCTCTAGGTGTTTGCTTTATCACATTCATTATTTGAGAAATTCTCTCACTTCATTATCTTT
This genomic stretch from Malania oleifera isolate guangnan ecotype guangnan chromosome 3, ASM2987363v1, whole genome shotgun sequence harbors:
- the LOC131150637 gene encoding serine/threonine-protein kinase RUNKEL, which translates into the protein MNHYHIYGTIGHGKCSNVYKGRKKKTIEYFAVKSVDKSQKSKVLQEVRILHSLDHPNVLKFYSWYETSAHLWLVLEYCVGGDLMTLLRQDGQLPEESVHDLAHDLVRALQFLHSKGIIYCDLKPSNILLDENGHTKLCDFGLARKLCDISKTPSSLLPQAKRGTPFYMAPELFQDGGVHSYASDLWSLGCVLYECYTGRPPFVGRELTQLVKSIISDPAPPIPGIPSRSFVNLINSLLIKDPAERIHWPELCGHAFWRTKFTPVPLPPQPAFTSMIDLSSKSCLSERNGEKPLQNKTPPKYREKDSKGASKHDENSISGSKGYETPVKGLSSGRRNQIKVSGKVVEEKQKDTSSASRGVNILRLSRIAKSNLQRENEKENYRRPLPNSSENDAEVKIENTDMELDFNENTVDEAQDEPDGSDSSACSPEEKQSTQNQEQGKILDMENNANQLDSTMINMPVMDDLKETEQESSLEHSEAATASPTVGPQTKVPRAKEGSACALDSDSLKSSSNLSQVLWHPSDFSVKPVMPSRKADKVSDAVHSLPFDALPASDIMKMSNEQLDAFNSRIITIFNGNTTIAEKQNLIRYLEILSSNADAANMLTNGPVMLLLVKMFRQPKALALRVQLASLIGLLVRHSTSIKDDLASSGILGSLTDGLRDKQEKVRRFSMAALGELLFYIATQNEHTRENNPLESPSKDNRSASGWQVSSSLISLVSSILRKGEDDMTQLYALRTIENICSQGGNWAARFTRQDVITNLCYIFRAVGKQEITRLTAGSCLVRLGCFSPSIVQSVIEKLSFKDTASALVKGSPREQQICLNLLNMAMLGSHMFTNFSRYLVPLAEDKNLFPSLLSLIEQGSEILRGKSLLFVALLSKHSRRWLLHFFCNQRLLSAVDRLTKEKDNYVQPCLDAFLHVVASVVPGLLETIAGDVQQIMSGRRHGPIPALTSRAAARTNIHLFPVVLHLLGSSSFKRRVITHQVLQQLANLIKLVESPFQGRDDFQITLLRVLESIAEEPSVILEWPDIFSREVLPRLAVLYKGNKDGDARFLCLKILFDVMLIFLNEPSEDNKILEDLKSISNDHFLPLYPVLIEDEDPIPMYAQKLLVMLIEFNYIKISDILDLKTVSRCFEFLLGDLSSANVNNVKLCLALASAPEMETNILSQLKVARRIGNLLQFVNAKEMEDFILPTLGLCRAFLLRSISSRKGFLYSKEPNLLCNGSPDACVVDQQQCIRDIVDFGSNVGVLLELSGSHETNISDIASECIVLLLKAAPREATTGFLTNLPKVSVILESWCTKGICQLVVLRMLHALGYSCKQYLSHAMILSISIPEISKIEAIVFELRSSRIPGVADSALLVSSELQRLPRCL